The Streptococcus gwangjuense nucleotide sequence TAGTAAACCCAAAAGTGATTCCCAAGCCTGACTATTGTGAGTAGCTGATCGAACGGCATTAGGATAGACTATTTAAGTTTGACGTTGGAAATAATAATCGGCAGAGAAAGAGATAGAGAAATCTTGGCTATACGAATAGGCACGTAATAGTAAAGCGTAGATAGCGGATAAGGAGGCCAGCAACTCTAAAGTACAAATATGTTGTCGTAACCTATATGCGTAAACTACGTGAGCAATTGAATTCGAACTAGAGAGTTAATTAATAGATTTATGCTATAATCATGGCAGACTGTATGCGTTTGATTATAGTTCATCAAAAACTAGATTAGAATTGTTAGATAATATCATTTTATGTTATAATGAAGAAAAAACAGAGGTGTTCAAATGTCAGAAGCAGGTCATAAGTTTTTAGCAAAATTGGGGAAAAAACGCTTACGTCCAGGTGGAAAACGTGCCACAGATTGGTTAATTGCAGAAGGAGGATTTTCAAAAGAAAAGAGAATACTAGAAGTTGCGTGCAATAGGGGAACTACAGCAATTGAGTTGGCACAGCGTTTTGGTTGTAAGATAACTGCTGTTGATATGGATGGACAAGCTTTAGAAGTGGCTAAAAAATCTGCTGAAACGGCAGGTGTTGGTCATTTGATTAGGTTTGAAAGAGCAAATGCAATGAAACTTCCTTATGAAGATGCTAGTTTTGATATTGTTATAAATGAAGCTATGCTGACTATGCAAGCCGATCAAGCTAAGAAAAAATGTGTAATGGAATATCTAAGGGTTTTAAAACCAGGAGGTCTTCTTTTGACACATGATGTGCTTCTTAAGGAAGCTAAAGAGTCTGTCAGACAGGAATTGTCGCAAGCAATTCATGTAAATGTAGGTCCTTTAACTCAAGATGGTTGGGAAGAGGTGATGATAGAATCAGGTTATCGTGATGTGAAAGTATTGACTGGTGAAATGACATTAATGAAATTATCAGGTATGATTTATGACGAAGGTTGGCTAGGAACTTTGAAAATTTGCGTAAATGCTTGTAAAAAGGAGAATAGAAAGCAGTTTTTAACTATGTATAAAATGTTTGATAAGAATAAAAAGAACTTGGGATTTATTGCTATGGCTGGTCATAAATCGTCAAATCGTTAGATAATTATTGAAGTTAACTTTTCCTTTTTTCTTTCTTAAAAAATATGCTATAATAGAGAGTAAAAACTTTGAAAGAAAGAAAAAGATGAATTTAAAAGATTATATTGCAACAATTGAAAATTATCCAAAGGAAGGGATTACCTTCCGTGATATCAGTCCTTTGATGGCTGATGGGAATGCTTACAGCTATGCTGTTCGTGAAATCGTTCAGTATGCGACTGACAAGAAAATTGACATGATTGTAGGTCCTGAAGCTCGTGGTTTTATCGTGGGCTGTCCAGTTGCCTTTGAGTTGGGAATTGGTTTTGCACCTGTTCGTAAACCAGGTAAATTGCCACGCGAAGTTATTTCTGCTGACTACGAAAAAGAATACGGTGTTGATACCTTGACTATGCATGCTGATGCCATCAAGCCAGGTCAACGTGTTCTTATTGTGGATGACCTCTTGGCAACAGGTGGAACTGTTAAGGCAACCATCGAGATGATTGAAAAACTTGGTGGTGTTGTAGCAGGTTGTGCCTTCCTTGTTGAATTGGATGAATTGAACGGCCGTGAAAAAATCGGTGACTACGATTACAAAGTTCTTATGCATTATTAATGAAAAACAGTCCCTAGGGCTGTTTTCTCTACATTAGGATATAAAAATAGACTATAGCTAGTTAGAGAAAAAGTATAATTGAAAACTATATCTTCTTGCAGTATAATAAAAGGACTAAGTGTTTGAGATTTAGTTTCATACTCAATGAAAATCAAAGAGCAAACTAGGAAACTAGCCGTAGGCTGTACTTGAGTACGGAAAGGCAACGTTGACGCGGTTTGAAGAGATTTTCGAAGAGTTTCAAACATATGCAATGATTCCTGAAAGAGTACAGTTAGGAGAGGGTTATGCCGATTCGAATTGATAAAAAATTGCCAGCTGTTGAGATTTTACGGACAGAGAATATCTTTGTCATGGATGATCAACGTGCGGCCCACCAAGATATCCGTCCCTTGAAGATTTTAATTTTAAATCTCATGCCACAGAAAATGGTCACAGAAACCCAGTTGTTGCGCCATTTGGCCAATACACCCCTGCAACTGGATATTGATTTTCTCTATATGGAAAGCCATCGTTCTAAGACAACTCGTTCAGAGCACATGGAGACCTTTTATAAAACTTTTCCTGAAGTTAAGGACGAGTATTTTGATGGGATGATTATCACGGGTGCTCCAGTTGAGCATTTACCATTTGAGGAAGTGGACTATTGGGAGGAATTCAGTCAGGTAATCGAGTGGTCCAAGACCCATGTCTATTCGACCCTTCATATCTGTTGGGGTGCTCAGGCGGGACTCTATCTGCGTTATGGAGTGGAAAAATACCAGATGGACAGTAAGTTATCGGGTATCTATCCTCAGGACACCTTAAAAGAGGGCCATCTTCTTTTTAGAGGCTTTGACGATAGCTATGTATCCCCTCATTCACGGCACACGGAGATTTCCAAGGAAGAGATCTTAAATAAAACCAATCTTGAGATTTTATCAGAAGGACCTCAGGTTGGGGTTTCGATTTTGGCCAGTCGTGATTTGCGAGAAATTTATAGTTTTGGGCATTTGGAATATGACCGTGATACCTTGGCAAATGAATATTTCCGAGATCGTGATGCTGGTTTGGATCCTCATATTCCAGAAAATTACTTTAAGGATGATGATGTCAACCAGACACCTTGTCTTTGTTGGTCTTCATCAGCAGCCCTCTTTTTCAGTAACTGGGTGAACTATGCGGTCTATCAGGAAACCCCTTTTGACTGGAGAAAAATAGAAGATGATGCATCCGCATTTGGGTATTTATAAGAGGAATTATGACATATTTAGACGCTTTTAAATCAGGGAACTTGGTTTTACCGAGTGCCCTTCTCTTGCATTTTAAGGAACTCTTTCCGTCTAGCGATGATTTTCTGGTCTGGCAATTTTTCTATTTGCAAAATACGACAGGTTTGGATGAAATGTCGCCAAGCCAGATTGCTGAAAGGATTGGCAAGGAAATTTCGGATGTCAATCAGGCCATTTCCAATCTGACGGAAAGGGGTCTGCTTCAGTATCGAACCATCGAATTGAATGGTGAAATTGAATTGCTTTTTGATGCAAGTTTGGCTCTGGAACGTTTGGATGACTTGCTTGGAGCTACTCATTCAAGTTCAGACCAGTTGACACCTCAAAATCAGCTCAAGGATTTGGTAGAAACCTTCCAGCAGGAATTGGGACGCTTGTTGACGCCTTTTGAGATTGAGGATTTGACCAAGACACTAAAGGAAGATGGAACCAGTGCTGACTTGATTAAGGAAGCCCTTCGTGAAGCTGTTTTGAATGGAAAACCAAACTGGAAGTACATTCAGGCGATTTTGAGAAATTGGCGCCATGAAGGTATCAAAAGCGTGGCTCAAATTGAGGCTAAGCGAGCAGAGAGAGAAGCAAGCAATCCTCAGTTGACACAGGTATCTGCAGATTTCCGAAATGCCATGGATCTCTGGAAGGATTAATCCATGTAAGCAATCTTGAAATCCGAGTAAGATTTGCAAGCTGTGTCTAATTGTGATAAAATAAATAGAAAATAAATTGAAAAAAGAGGTATGTGAAATGTCACGTAAACCATTTATCGCTGGTAACTGGAAAATGAACAAAAATCCAGAAGAAGCTAAAGCATTCGTTGAAGCAGTTGCATCAAAACTTCCTTCATCAGATCTTGTTGAAGCAGGTATCGCGGCTCCAGCTCTTGATTTGACAACTGTTCTTGCTGCTGCAAAAGGCTCAAACCTTAAAGTTGCTGCTCAAAACTGCTACTTTGAAAATGCAGGTGCTTTCACTGGTGAAACAAGCCCACAAGTTTTGAAAGAAATCGGTACAGACTACGTTGTTATCGGTCACTCAGAACGCCGTGACTACTTCCATGAAACTGACGAAGACATCAACAAAAAAGCAAAAGCAATCTTTGCAAACGGTATGCTTCCAATCATCTGTTGTGGTGAGTCACTTGAAACTTACGAAGCTGGTAAAGCTGCTGAGTTTGTAGGTGCTCAAGTATCGGCTGCATTGGCTGGATTGACTGCTGAACAAGTTGCTGCATCAGTTATCGCTTATGAGCCAATCTGGGCTATCGGTACTGGTAAATCAGCTTCACAAGACGACGCACAAAAAATGTGTAAAGTTGTTCGTGACGTTGTAGCTGCTGACTTCGGTCAAGAAGTTGCAGACAAAGTTCGTGTTCAATACGGTGGTTCTGTTAAACCTGAAAACGTTGCTTCATACATGGCTTGCCCAGACGTTGACGGTGCCCTTGTTGGTGGTGCGTCACTTGAAGCTGAAAGCTTCTTGGCATTGCTTGACTTTGTAAAATAATCGACTCTTTATTAACATTATTTGGTTGAAGAAAAGCTAAAATCGAGAAAGGACAAATATCGTCCTTTCTTTTTTGCTATTAAAGAGGCTAATGTAGACAATTTTATTCGAACTCTTCCTGGTGCTTATAACATGGAGATGAACCAAGACTCCAGCAATATTTCCCTCGGGCAAAAACAACTGTTGATCATCGCGCTTGCTATTTTAGCTAATCCTAAAATTCTCATTTTGGATGAAGCGACTTCCT carries:
- a CDS encoding class I SAM-dependent methyltransferase, with the translated sequence MSEAGHKFLAKLGKKRLRPGGKRATDWLIAEGGFSKEKRILEVACNRGTTAIELAQRFGCKITAVDMDGQALEVAKKSAETAGVGHLIRFERANAMKLPYEDASFDIVINEAMLTMQADQAKKKCVMEYLRVLKPGGLLLTHDVLLKEAKESVRQELSQAIHVNVGPLTQDGWEEVMIESGYRDVKVLTGEMTLMKLSGMIYDEGWLGTLKICVNACKKENRKQFLTMYKMFDKNKKNLGFIAMAGHKSSNR
- a CDS encoding adenine phosphoribosyltransferase codes for the protein MNLKDYIATIENYPKEGITFRDISPLMADGNAYSYAVREIVQYATDKKIDMIVGPEARGFIVGCPVAFELGIGFAPVRKPGKLPREVISADYEKEYGVDTLTMHADAIKPGQRVLIVDDLLATGGTVKATIEMIEKLGGVVAGCAFLVELDELNGREKIGDYDYKVLMHY
- the metA gene encoding homoserine O-acetyltransferase MetA, with the translated sequence MPIRIDKKLPAVEILRTENIFVMDDQRAAHQDIRPLKILILNLMPQKMVTETQLLRHLANTPLQLDIDFLYMESHRSKTTRSEHMETFYKTFPEVKDEYFDGMIITGAPVEHLPFEEVDYWEEFSQVIEWSKTHVYSTLHICWGAQAGLYLRYGVEKYQMDSKLSGIYPQDTLKEGHLLFRGFDDSYVSPHSRHTEISKEEILNKTNLEILSEGPQVGVSILASRDLREIYSFGHLEYDRDTLANEYFRDRDAGLDPHIPENYFKDDDVNQTPCLCWSSSAALFFSNWVNYAVYQETPFDWRKIEDDASAFGYL
- a CDS encoding DnaD domain-containing protein, with protein sequence MTYLDAFKSGNLVLPSALLLHFKELFPSSDDFLVWQFFYLQNTTGLDEMSPSQIAERIGKEISDVNQAISNLTERGLLQYRTIELNGEIELLFDASLALERLDDLLGATHSSSDQLTPQNQLKDLVETFQQELGRLLTPFEIEDLTKTLKEDGTSADLIKEALREAVLNGKPNWKYIQAILRNWRHEGIKSVAQIEAKRAEREASNPQLTQVSADFRNAMDLWKD
- the tpiA gene encoding triose-phosphate isomerase, whose protein sequence is MSRKPFIAGNWKMNKNPEEAKAFVEAVASKLPSSDLVEAGIAAPALDLTTVLAAAKGSNLKVAAQNCYFENAGAFTGETSPQVLKEIGTDYVVIGHSERRDYFHETDEDINKKAKAIFANGMLPIICCGESLETYEAGKAAEFVGAQVSAALAGLTAEQVAASVIAYEPIWAIGTGKSASQDDAQKMCKVVRDVVAADFGQEVADKVRVQYGGSVKPENVASYMACPDVDGALVGGASLEAESFLALLDFVK